A region from the Aegilops tauschii subsp. strangulata cultivar AL8/78 chromosome 5, Aet v6.0, whole genome shotgun sequence genome encodes:
- the LOC109773597 gene encoding uncharacterized protein, with amino-acid sequence MARVSGVDPVPVAMSSSSHPTCGEEWAVDNLAAARDEAATSFLLLRLQWRFTNGSLKQIRRRRDLRRRGRPVKEMAGVKASSCGGLQLWSPPAAPHNQSSK; translated from the exons ATGGCTAGGGTTTCGGGCGTCGATCCGGTGCCGGTGGCCATGTCGTCCTCGTCTCATCCG ACGTGCGGGGAGGAATGGGCAGTGGACAACCTTGCTGCGGCTCGGGATGAAGCAGCCACGAgcttcctcctcctccggcttCAG TGGAGGTTTACCAACGGTAGTTTGAAGCAGATTAGGCGACGGCGGGATCTTCGGCGGCGAGGCCGTCCAGTGAAGGAAATGGCG GGAGTGAAAGCATCCAGTTGCGGTGGTCTGCAGCTCTGGTCGCCTCCAGCAGCACCACATAATCAAAGTTCCAAATAG